A genome region from Brassica oleracea var. oleracea cultivar TO1000 chromosome C2, BOL, whole genome shotgun sequence includes the following:
- the LOC106323560 gene encoding LOW QUALITY PROTEIN: uncharacterized protein LOC106323560 (The sequence of the model RefSeq protein was modified relative to this genomic sequence to represent the inferred CDS: substituted 1 base at 1 genomic stop codon): MGFIMEFAENLVLRLMEDPEVRDRKAREHIYEMHERCKKIKEMWALPIRPYGFWTFERHNAQLRWDPQISQVAGRRDPYDDLLKDHPSSSSSNXSNSGEFSYGHYMQLLNIYDFL, translated from the coding sequence ATGGGTTTCATAATGGAGTTTGCGGAGAATCTGGTGCTGAGGTTGATGGAGGATCCGGAGGTGAGAGACAGGAAAGCGAGGGAGCACATATATGAGATGCACGAGAGGTGCAAGAAGATTAAGGAGATGTGGGCTTTGCCTATTCGTCCTTATGGTTTCTGGACTTTTGAGCGTCACAACGCTCAGCTTCGTTGGGATCCTCAGATCAGTCAGGTTGCTGGTCGTAGGGACCCTTATGACGATCTCCTCAAGGACCACCCTTCTTCTTCATCTTCAAACTGATCGAACAGTGGTGAGTTCTCTTATGGTCACTATATGCAGCTTTTGAATATATATGATTTTCTCTAG
- the LOC106327772 gene encoding REF/SRPP-like protein At1g67360, with the protein METEKNSKELGLNHLGFVRVAAIQVLVSLSNLYDYAKQNSGPLKPAVGKVEGAVTTVVTPVFNKFKDVPDTLLLFLDHKVGEVSNKFDKHAPPLAKQVVSQAHVLIQATTEKAQSFVKEARTGGPKAAFNYAAAEYKYFVVTNSVKVWAKLNQYKPIHAVGNKALPLAANLSGMYNDLVTNMTKMGYPVVGYLPLVPVDDIVKAYEKEQDAAQKKGDTTPATDGNKSSSDSDTD; encoded by the exons ATGGAAACAGAGAAAAACAGCAAGGAGCTAGGGCTTAACCACCTAGGGTTCGTGAGAGTTGCAGCGATCCAGGTTCTTGTTAGCCTCTCAAACCTATACGACTACGCCAAACAAAACTCTGGTCCTCTTAAACCGGCGGTGGGAAAGGTGGAAGGAGCCGTCACCACCGTCGTCACCCCTGTCTTCAACAAATTCAAAGATGTTCCAGATACTCTTCTCCTCTTTCTTGATCACAAG GTTGGTGAAGTTTCGAACAAGTTTGATAAGCATGCTCCTCCACTGGCTAAGCAAGTAGTAAGCCAAGCACATGTACTGATCCAGGCGACTACAGAGAAGGCTCAAAGCTTTGTGAAAGAGGCTCGTACTGGTGGTCCTAAAGCTGCCTTTAACTATGCTGCAGCCGAGTACAAGTACTTCGTTGTGACTAACTCGGTTAAAGTCTGGGCTAAACTCAACCAGTACAAACCTATTCATGCAGTGGGAAACAAAGCTTTGCCACTGGCTGCAAACTTGTCTGGTATGTACAACGATTTGGTGACTAACATGACCAAGATGGGTTACCCTGTGGTTGGTTATCTTCCTTTGGTTCCTGTTGATGACATTGTCAAGGCTTATGAAAAGGAACAAGATGCAGCGCAAAAGAAAGGAGATACTACCCCTGCTACTGATGGGAACAAATCATCTTCTGATTCGGACACTGATTGA
- the LOC106323050 gene encoding ELMO domain-containing protein A isoform X2, giving the protein MRVVRISCVGTRHLSPPSSSAAHSDVSASSADAEDASCGGTGTPSLRIKKKLTCVCFYRKRAYERICSNMTPLQEERLKRLTKRMNNCFDASRADHQDALRALWSATYPEKKLEALISDQWKDMGWQGKDPSTDFRGGGFISLENLLFFAKTFPTSFQRLLKKQGGKRAAWEYPFAVAGVNITFMIMQMLDLEASKPRTFVRSVFLQMLSENEWAFDLLYCVAFAVMDKQWLDRNATYMEFNDVLRCTRAQLERELMMDDVFRIEDMPSFSLLS; this is encoded by the exons ATGCGAGTTGTCAGAATCTCATGCGTCGGAACACGTCATCTTTCACCTCCCTCCTCCTCCGCCGCCCATTCTGACGTCTCTGCCTCCTCGGCCG ACGCAGAGGATGCGAGTTGTGGTGGCACTGGCACGCCGAGTTTGAGAATCAAGAAGAAGCTAACATGTGTGTGCTTCTACCGCAAGAGAGCTTACGAGCGCATCTGCTCTAACATGACACCATTGCAG GAAGAAAGACTGAAGAGGCTGACAAAGAGAATGAATAATTGCTTCGATGCGTCGAGGGCTGACCATCAGGATGCACTGAGAGCATTGTGGTCAGCAACGTATCCCGAGAAAAAGCTTGAGGCTTTAATCTCAGATCAGTGGAAAGATATGGGATGGCAAGGAAAAGATCCATCCACTGATTTCAG AGGAGGTGGATTCATATCACTGGAGAATCTTCTCTTCTTTGCCAAGACATTCCCG ACTTCGTTTCAGCGTCTGTTGAAGAAACAGGGAGGCAAAAGAGCGGCTTGGGAATATCCATTTGCTGTAGCTGGTGTCAACATCACCTTCATGATCATGCAAATGCTCGACCTAGAAGCCT CAAAGCCTAGGACATTCGTACGGTCAGTATTCTTACAAATGCTATCAG AAAACGAATGGGCTTTTGATTTGCTTTATTGCGTGGCCTTTGCGGTGATGGACAAACAATGGCTAGACAGGAACGCTACCTACATGGAATTCAAC GATGTGTTGAGATGTACGAGGGCGCAGCTGGAGAGAGAGCTGATGATGGATGATGTTTTCAGGATCGAAGATATGCCCTCCTTCTCTCTTCTCTCTTAA
- the LOC106323050 gene encoding ELMO domain-containing protein A isoform X1, whose protein sequence is MRVVRISCVGTRHLSPPSSSAAHSDVSASSAVLSNADAEDASCGGTGTPSLRIKKKLTCVCFYRKRAYERICSNMTPLQEERLKRLTKRMNNCFDASRADHQDALRALWSATYPEKKLEALISDQWKDMGWQGKDPSTDFRGGGFISLENLLFFAKTFPTSFQRLLKKQGGKRAAWEYPFAVAGVNITFMIMQMLDLEASKPRTFVRSVFLQMLSENEWAFDLLYCVAFAVMDKQWLDRNATYMEFNDVLRCTRAQLERELMMDDVFRIEDMPSFSLLS, encoded by the exons ATGCGAGTTGTCAGAATCTCATGCGTCGGAACACGTCATCTTTCACCTCCCTCCTCCTCCGCCGCCCATTCTGACGTCTCTGCCTCCTCGGCCG TGCTGAGTAATGCAGACGCAGAGGATGCGAGTTGTGGTGGCACTGGCACGCCGAGTTTGAGAATCAAGAAGAAGCTAACATGTGTGTGCTTCTACCGCAAGAGAGCTTACGAGCGCATCTGCTCTAACATGACACCATTGCAG GAAGAAAGACTGAAGAGGCTGACAAAGAGAATGAATAATTGCTTCGATGCGTCGAGGGCTGACCATCAGGATGCACTGAGAGCATTGTGGTCAGCAACGTATCCCGAGAAAAAGCTTGAGGCTTTAATCTCAGATCAGTGGAAAGATATGGGATGGCAAGGAAAAGATCCATCCACTGATTTCAG AGGAGGTGGATTCATATCACTGGAGAATCTTCTCTTCTTTGCCAAGACATTCCCG ACTTCGTTTCAGCGTCTGTTGAAGAAACAGGGAGGCAAAAGAGCGGCTTGGGAATATCCATTTGCTGTAGCTGGTGTCAACATCACCTTCATGATCATGCAAATGCTCGACCTAGAAGCCT CAAAGCCTAGGACATTCGTACGGTCAGTATTCTTACAAATGCTATCAG AAAACGAATGGGCTTTTGATTTGCTTTATTGCGTGGCCTTTGCGGTGATGGACAAACAATGGCTAGACAGGAACGCTACCTACATGGAATTCAAC GATGTGTTGAGATGTACGAGGGCGCAGCTGGAGAGAGAGCTGATGATGGATGATGTTTTCAGGATCGAAGATATGCCCTCCTTCTCTCTTCTCTCTTAA